The proteins below come from a single Eubacterium limosum genomic window:
- a CDS encoding ABC transporter ATP-binding protein — MLKTIRHIIKWTGGRKNRLYWGFLWSFLQSIFTAMPVIGAAYGLELMLEDQRGEIVLTPVWALWFLIFMVGMILGRFLFSYLKATFQESIAYEKTAEERIRIGDILKRVSLGFFDRNNTGELAGAVTTDLSVLEMYAMKMTDVVVGGYISALAIILCLAFYSWQIALIAVAGVLGSAFFLRILSRRSRINAAVHQEAQNDLIAATLEYIRGLAVVKAYGQEGVSVEGMKRACREHRRINVKIELDYIPCNCLHQFCLKLASVAVAAAAAVFTAEGAMAVPVFLMFAVFSFMIFTHVEQINNAAHTMELIESTFEKLDKIEKAKFIDENGKDKKPDNFNITFNDVSFGYNRWTVLENVSFDIPEKTTTAIVGPSGSGKTTICSLLARFYDVNSGAITIGNMDIRELTCDSLLSNISMVFQNVYLFHDTILNNIRFGNPDADMKEVIRAAKEAQCHAFITALPDGYNTLVGEGGSSLSGGEKQRISIARAILKDAPIIILDEATASVDPENEHFIQEAISSLTNGKTIIVIAHRLATIEHADQILVVDNGRIAQRGTHAQLILEKGIYRQFVDIREAAEGWRIA, encoded by the coding sequence ATGCTTAAAACCATCAGACACATTATAAAATGGACTGGCGGACGTAAAAACCGCTTATACTGGGGGTTCCTCTGGTCCTTTTTACAGAGTATTTTTACAGCAATGCCTGTTATCGGCGCTGCCTACGGGCTGGAGCTTATGCTGGAGGATCAGCGTGGAGAAATTGTTCTGACACCTGTCTGGGCCCTTTGGTTTCTTATCTTTATGGTTGGGATGATCCTTGGGCGCTTTCTGTTTTCATATCTCAAGGCGACCTTTCAGGAGAGCATCGCCTATGAAAAAACCGCCGAGGAGCGCATCCGGATCGGTGATATTCTGAAAAGAGTTTCCCTTGGCTTTTTTGACCGTAATAATACAGGGGAGCTTGCCGGGGCAGTAACCACGGACCTGTCTGTTTTGGAGATGTACGCCATGAAGATGACCGATGTGGTGGTCGGCGGCTATATCAGCGCACTGGCCATTATTCTCTGCCTGGCTTTTTATTCTTGGCAGATCGCCCTGATTGCAGTTGCCGGCGTTTTAGGTTCGGCCTTCTTTCTGAGAATACTGAGCCGCAGAAGCCGGATAAATGCAGCCGTACATCAGGAGGCCCAGAATGATCTCATAGCAGCAACGCTGGAATACATAAGGGGCCTGGCAGTCGTAAAGGCCTATGGACAGGAAGGCGTTTCTGTCGAGGGGATGAAGCGGGCCTGCAGGGAACACCGGCGCATCAATGTGAAGATCGAGCTGGACTACATTCCCTGCAACTGTCTTCATCAGTTTTGTTTGAAGCTTGCGTCGGTGGCAGTAGCGGCAGCGGCAGCTGTTTTTACCGCGGAGGGCGCCATGGCTGTGCCGGTCTTTTTAATGTTTGCGGTTTTCTCCTTTATGATTTTTACGCATGTCGAGCAGATCAACAATGCGGCCCATACCATGGAGCTGATTGAATCGACGTTTGAAAAGCTGGACAAAATTGAAAAGGCAAAATTTATTGATGAAAACGGAAAGGATAAAAAGCCGGATAACTTTAATATCACCTTTAATGATGTGAGCTTTGGTTATAACAGATGGACGGTTCTGGAAAATGTCAGCTTTGATATTCCCGAAAAAACAACCACAGCTATTGTAGGCCCCTCTGGCAGCGGTAAAACCACAATTTGCAGCCTGCTGGCCCGCTTTTACGATGTAAACAGCGGCGCCATTACCATCGGGAACATGGATATCCGGGAGTTGACCTGCGACAGTCTGCTCTCAAATATCAGTATGGTATTCCAGAACGTTTACCTTTTTCACGACACCATTTTAAATAATATCCGTTTTGGCAATCCCGATGCGGATATGAAGGAAGTCATAAGAGCCGCAAAGGAGGCACAGTGCCATGCGTTTATCACAGCCCTGCCCGATGGTTACAACACACTGGTGGGCGAGGGCGGTTCCTCACTGTCCGGCGGCGAAAAGCAGAGAATATCCATTGCCCGGGCTATCCTGAAGGATGCGCCGATCATAATACTGGATGAAGCCACTGCCAGTGTTGACCCGGAAAACGAGCACTTTATACAGGAGGCAATTTCCTCTTTGACAAATGGAAAGACCATCATCGTCATTGCCCACCGACTGGCAACCATCGAGCATGCCGACCAGATACTGGTTGTAGATAACGGACGGATCGCCCAGCGCGGAACCCATGCACAGCTTATTCTGGAAAAGGGAATCTACAGGCAGTTTGTCGATATTCGAGAAGCGGCTGAGGGCTGGAGGATTGCCTGA
- a CDS encoding ABC transporter permease subunit: MKWIKSKSLRLLFVVFFFVTLILPLFNMFATITTESIQNLLFTPVFGEVILRSVLVTATATLIAILLALALSWCVAKTAMPFKNILIPALTLPMLIPSISHGMGLVILFGAKGIVTNLLHTNFNLYGFSGIVIGSVLYTFPIAFLMLMDVFKYEDDALYEAAQVMGVSKLRQFTDLTLVYLKKPLISAFFAVFTMIFTDYGVPLAVGGKYRVLSTYMYREVLGLLNFSNGAVVGIILLLPAILAFIIDFFSQDSQSGSNSVRLKIKASPVRDRCAAGFCILTAVLFNLPIIAFVVLSVVKKYPVDLSLSFDSILQTLQLGAGEYFFNAIVMSLLTALVGTAIAFTVAYFTSRGKQTFTSRCLHLISLVTVAVPGIVLGLGYVTLFSGSILYGTLMILVLVNTIHFFSSPYLMAHNALLKLNPNFEDIAMTLNIPKHRMIRDVLLPSTFGTLLEMFTYYFINGMITISAISFLSTVDNMPLALMIPVFEGQRLFECAAFVSLIILVSNLILKALTSFVSSKWQKHLN; the protein is encoded by the coding sequence ATGAAATGGATAAAATCTAAATCGCTGAGGCTTTTATTCGTCGTGTTCTTTTTTGTTACCCTGATTCTTCCCCTGTTCAATATGTTTGCCACCATCACCACAGAAAGCATTCAAAACCTGCTGTTTACACCGGTTTTCGGGGAGGTTATTCTGCGGTCTGTTCTGGTGACTGCTACCGCGACGCTTATTGCAATCCTGCTGGCGCTGGCGCTTTCCTGGTGCGTGGCGAAAACAGCCATGCCTTTTAAAAACATTTTGATCCCAGCACTGACCCTGCCGATGCTCATTCCTTCCATCTCGCACGGTATGGGGCTGGTCATCCTCTTTGGCGCAAAGGGGATCGTTACAAACCTGCTGCATACCAACTTCAACCTTTATGGCTTCTCAGGCATTGTCATTGGCTCTGTTCTCTATACCTTCCCCATCGCTTTTTTAATGCTTATGGATGTCTTTAAATATGAAGATGACGCCTTGTACGAAGCAGCACAGGTCATGGGTGTTTCAAAGCTTCGACAGTTTACAGACCTCACCCTTGTTTATCTGAAAAAACCGTTAATCTCGGCCTTTTTTGCTGTGTTTACCATGATTTTTACCGACTATGGCGTCCCTCTGGCAGTCGGCGGCAAGTATCGTGTGCTTTCAACCTATATGTACCGCGAGGTCCTGGGCCTGCTCAATTTCTCTAACGGTGCTGTTGTTGGGATTATCCTGCTTCTGCCGGCCATTCTGGCTTTTATCATCGACTTTTTCAGCCAGGACAGCCAAAGCGGTAGCAACAGTGTCAGGCTTAAAATCAAGGCTTCTCCGGTGCGCGACCGCTGCGCTGCCGGCTTCTGTATCCTGACTGCGGTTTTGTTTAACCTGCCGATCATCGCTTTTGTTGTTTTATCTGTTGTTAAAAAATATCCGGTTGACCTGTCCCTTTCCTTTGACAGCATTTTGCAAACGCTTCAGCTCGGCGCTGGCGAATACTTTTTTAATGCCATTGTCATGTCTCTCCTGACAGCGCTTGTCGGGACTGCCATCGCCTTTACTGTGGCTTATTTTACCTCCAGAGGGAAACAGACCTTTACCTCAAGATGCCTGCATCTTATCTCACTGGTAACCGTTGCGGTGCCTGGTATTGTCCTCGGCCTTGGATATGTTACGCTTTTCAGCGGCAGTATCCTTTACGGGACGCTCATGATCCTCGTCCTTGTCAACACCATCCATTTCTTTTCATCGCCCTATCTCATGGCGCACAACGCTCTACTCAAGCTGAATCCGAACTTTGAGGATATCGCCATGACACTGAACATTCCAAAGCACCGCATGATCCGGGATGTGCTGCTGCCCTCCACCTTCGGTACGCTGCTTGAGATGTTCACTTATTATTTTATCAATGGTATGATCACCATCTCTGCCATTTCGTTCCTGAGCACGGTTGACAATATGCCTCTGGCATTGATGATCCCTGTCTTTGAGGGACAGCGGCTCTTTGAATGCGCTGCTTTTGTCTCTTTGATCATTCTTGTGAGCAACCTTATTCTGAAAGCGCTCACCAGCTTTGTCTCCTCAAAATGGCAAAAGCATCTGAACTGA
- a CDS encoding helix-turn-helix domain-containing protein yields MHFDREAMGPNVSLICKDESCTVYQVNEDSGEGVMTAYDVFPGVYLLYNDFHMEKCFSEFKPDVDLFCIDHCREGRIEWAIVKNKFIYLEAGDLQMNNRKHHVCDFSFPLKHYHGITVGFYMEKAMKVLPHVLEGFPVDLAKIREKFCGDEHPFVMRAGAGVEHIFSELYTVPEHLRMSYFKIKVLELLLFLDALEVAQKSAERPYFHKTQVEKVKAIVRLLTDNLERHYTLKELSERFEFPLTSMKLCFKGVYGTSIYAYMKEYRMNAAALMLQKTNENVVSIANRVGYENPSKFAAAFQSVMGMCPAEYRKSVVRMDQHWQERSRQEAQ; encoded by the coding sequence ATGCATTTTGACCGGGAAGCAATGGGCCCAAACGTTTCGCTGATCTGTAAAGATGAAAGCTGTACGGTTTACCAGGTAAATGAGGACAGCGGCGAAGGGGTGATGACTGCCTACGATGTATTCCCGGGGGTTTATCTCCTTTATAATGATTTTCATATGGAAAAATGCTTTTCAGAGTTCAAGCCTGATGTAGACTTGTTCTGTATCGACCACTGCCGGGAGGGACGGATTGAGTGGGCGATCGTAAAAAATAAATTCATATACCTGGAAGCCGGAGATCTGCAGATGAATAACCGAAAGCATCACGTCTGTGATTTCAGCTTTCCCTTAAAGCACTATCATGGCATCACTGTTGGTTTTTATATGGAAAAAGCCATGAAGGTTCTGCCGCATGTCCTGGAGGGGTTTCCTGTTGACCTCGCAAAAATCCGAGAGAAATTCTGCGGGGATGAGCACCCCTTTGTCATGCGGGCAGGCGCAGGGGTGGAGCACATCTTTTCAGAGCTTTACACTGTCCCTGAGCATTTGAGGATGAGCTATTTTAAGATCAAGGTGCTTGAACTCCTTTTGTTTTTGGATGCGCTGGAGGTTGCCCAGAAGAGTGCCGAGCGCCCTTATTTTCACAAAACACAGGTCGAAAAAGTCAAAGCCATCGTCCGGCTTTTGACCGACAATTTGGAGCGGCATTACACGTTAAAAGAGCTCTCTGAACGCTTTGAGTTTCCGCTCACCTCTATGAAGCTTTGTTTCAAAGGTGTTTATGGAACCTCTATTTATGCCTATATGAAGGAATACCGGATGAACGCCGCTGCGCTTATGCTCCAGAAAACCAATGAAAATGTCGTTTCCATTGCCAACCGGGTAGGCTATGAAAACCCGAGTAAATTTGCAGCAGCTTTTCAATCCGTTATGGGCATGTGTCCGGCAGAGTATCGTAAATCCGTCGTCCGAATGGATCAGCATTGGCAGGAACGGAGCAGACAGGAAGCGCAATGA
- a CDS encoding sigma-54 interaction domain-containing protein codes for MAELGYSEEYQTYLDSLTKETLLKILENAYTEVFVTDADDQYVYTNPACMRHYGLTPEQMKNMNLQSELRPERWKISLSGRVKKSKKVIIAENKYYAMEQNVVTISVPILDEEGNVEMIVSTTQDPINSYDFSIKNEVKTIVSEEEDSGEIIGSSKAIKRCLSILQKVSKTDINVLILGESGTGKSFLSKYVHTNSLRRDKPFISINCSAIPETLLESELFGYVPHAFTGASNKGKEGLIKIANGGTLFLDEIGELSLPMQVKILDVIENKRFIPVGSTTPEHVDIRIITATNKDLYQLVQDNKFREDLYWRLNSIKTTLPPLRERPEDIISLANYFLNVFNEKYKTDKYFSKKVPPLLCGYHWPGNIRQLRNLMERLVILSDGKVIEDYDFQRFTSEEESGSKRAVTSDYESVMEEAERRLVENSYLFYKSSRKMAEALNISQSKAYRLIRKYVYNEKEE; via the coding sequence ATGGCAGAATTAGGTTACAGTGAAGAATATCAGACATATTTAGACAGCCTGACAAAGGAAACGCTGCTCAAAATTTTAGAAAATGCGTATACAGAGGTTTTTGTGACGGATGCTGATGACCAGTATGTCTACACCAATCCGGCGTGTATGCGCCACTATGGCTTGACGCCGGAACAGATGAAGAACATGAACCTCCAAAGTGAGCTGAGGCCTGAGCGGTGGAAAATATCCCTGTCGGGTCGGGTAAAAAAGTCGAAGAAGGTCATTATCGCGGAGAACAAGTATTACGCTATGGAGCAAAACGTGGTCACCATCTCTGTCCCGATTCTCGATGAAGAGGGAAATGTGGAGATGATCGTTTCAACGACTCAGGACCCTATTAACAGCTATGATTTCAGCATTAAAAATGAGGTTAAAACCATCGTGTCGGAGGAAGAGGACTCTGGGGAGATCATTGGCTCAAGCAAAGCGATTAAGCGCTGTCTTTCCATTTTACAGAAGGTGTCCAAAACGGATATCAACGTTCTTATTTTGGGCGAATCCGGGACAGGCAAAAGTTTTTTATCGAAATATGTTCATACCAACAGTCTGCGCAGAGACAAGCCCTTTATCTCGATTAACTGCTCGGCAATTCCGGAAACCCTGCTGGAATCTGAGCTGTTCGGTTATGTGCCACATGCCTTTACCGGCGCCAGCAATAAGGGGAAGGAAGGTCTGATCAAGATTGCCAACGGCGGAACCCTTTTTCTGGATGAGATTGGAGAGCTCTCCCTGCCCATGCAGGTCAAGATACTGGATGTTATTGAAAATAAACGCTTTATTCCTGTGGGGAGCACCACCCCAGAGCACGTGGATATCCGAATCATCACTGCTACCAATAAGGATTTGTATCAGCTGGTTCAGGACAATAAATTCAGAGAAGATCTCTACTGGCGTTTGAACAGCATTAAGACCACCCTGCCGCCTCTGCGGGAGCGGCCAGAGGACATCATCTCTCTGGCAAACTATTTTCTGAATGTGTTTAATGAAAAGTATAAAACCGACAAGTATTTTTCTAAAAAAGTGCCACCGCTTCTGTGCGGGTACCACTGGCCAGGCAATATCCGCCAGCTGCGAAACCTGATGGAAAGGCTTGTGATCCTGTCCGATGGCAAGGTCATCGAGGATTATGATTTTCAGCGTTTCACCTCAGAGGAAGAGTCCGGCTCGAAGAGGGCTGTAACCTCCGACTACGAATCAGTGATGGAGGAGGCAGAGCGCAGACTGGTGGAAAACAGCTATCTTTTTTATAAGAGCAGCCGAAAAATGGCAGAGGCCTTAAACATCAGCCAGTCCAAGGCTTACCGTCTCATACGCAAGTATGTATATAATGAGAAGGAAGAATAG
- a CDS encoding trimethylamine methyltransferase family protein, with translation MLRKNAYDLFLSLDDVEKIHESTLRVLKEVGVEFKHEEVLDVFKKHGARVENSIVYLDENMINNALQTVPKSFELHGRAGFSTISVDGAPVITTAGGPPQLVHEDDSIRDSTLEDVIKFYKLIESSDVIDVTRIVSSDTSDLDRSSENLFNPQQALLLKYNTKPVYGTIVNSNHTRGKSIRQGTRDSIQLIKKFYDVWDKNIILTDHCCISPLSVGSEVLENMLAMLDEDQIVQFTVCSMTNLTSPPSIMGTVVQDNATLLAAMVFTQLIKPGTPTIYRTLSSPTDMREVKLAIGSPENTLLGFAGIAMARYYGVPVGSGGGLSDSLTVDYQAGAETMMTLLPTYLGNADFVSHSVGTLGSFNLGSFEKLVLDEEAVSMLKRLYEGIAISDKKDGVDLMLKVGPRGNYLKGRTPKDYREEHYLPKYFNKQGDKLADREKFGTALDRAKKDVQRRVDEYELPETTKKQKEILNEYLPDPYKYEL, from the coding sequence ATGTTACGCAAAAACGCTTATGATCTGTTTCTGAGTTTGGATGATGTCGAAAAAATCCATGAGAGCACTCTACGTGTCTTAAAGGAAGTCGGTGTAGAATTCAAACACGAAGAAGTGCTGGATGTCTTTAAAAAACACGGCGCCCGTGTCGAAAACTCCATTGTCTATCTCGATGAGAATATGATTAACAACGCGCTGCAAACCGTGCCCAAGAGCTTTGAACTCCATGGACGTGCTGGTTTCTCCACCATTTCTGTCGATGGGGCCCCGGTCATCACCACTGCTGGCGGACCACCGCAGCTGGTGCATGAGGATGACTCGATTCGTGACTCTACCCTTGAAGATGTCATTAAATTTTACAAGCTCATCGAATCCAGCGATGTCATTGATGTTACCCGTATCGTATCCTCGGATACCTCGGACCTTGACCGCAGTTCTGAAAATCTTTTTAACCCGCAGCAGGCGCTGCTGTTAAAATACAATACCAAGCCTGTTTACGGCACCATTGTCAACAGCAACCATACCCGCGGTAAGAGCATCCGCCAGGGTACCCGCGATTCTATTCAGCTCATAAAAAAATTCTATGATGTGTGGGACAAAAATATTATTCTGACCGACCACTGCTGTATTTCTCCCCTTTCTGTCGGCAGTGAGGTTCTGGAAAACATGCTGGCGATGCTGGATGAGGATCAGATTGTCCAGTTCACGGTCTGCTCCATGACCAATCTGACCTCCCCGCCAAGCATTATGGGGACCGTTGTGCAGGATAACGCAACGCTGCTGGCCGCCATGGTTTTCACACAGCTTATAAAGCCTGGAACACCGACCATTTACCGTACTTTAAGCTCCCCGACAGATATGCGTGAGGTCAAGCTGGCAATCGGCAGCCCTGAAAATACCCTCCTTGGCTTTGCTGGTATCGCCATGGCCCGCTACTACGGTGTGCCGGTAGGCTCTGGGGGCGGTCTTTCCGACTCTCTTACCGTTGACTACCAGGCAGGCGCAGAAACCATGATGACCCTTCTGCCAACCTATCTGGGCAATGCAGACTTTGTTTCTCACTCTGTCGGCACCCTCGGCTCTTTTAACCTCGGCAGCTTTGAAAAGCTGGTGCTGGATGAAGAGGCTGTCTCCATGCTGAAGCGCCTCTACGAAGGCATTGCCATTTCGGACAAAAAGGACGGCGTCGACCTGATGCTTAAAGTCGGCCCACGCGGAAACTACCTCAAAGGCAGAACGCCAAAGGATTACCGTGAAGAGCACTACCTGCCAAAATACTTTAATAAGCAGGGCGATAAGCTGGCGGATCGCGAAAAATTCGGTACAGCCCTGGATCGCGCGAAAAAAGATGTACAGCGCCGCGTAGACGAATACGAGCTTCCTGAAACGACAAAGAAACAAAAGGAAATACTGAACGAATACCTCCCTGATCCTTATAAATACGAGCTTTAA
- a CDS encoding ABC transporter ATP-binding protein, which yields MNQTVKLTIKNIHKSYNGKTILDDISFEVYSGEFLSILGPSGCGKTTLLRILIGITDQDGGRITKDGVDISHLSADKRGMGIVFQNYALFPNMTVLENVAYPLKINKFPKKEALERARAAIDSIGLSDHLDKRPSKLSGGQQQRVAIARTLALNPDIILFDEPMSALDASTRLTLRFELERIQREFGVTMIYITHDQEEAFSMSNRIMVMSNGAIEQLDTPFNIYHHPANAYIEEFVVFHLMEKLAAFRRFTGK from the coding sequence ATGAACCAAACGGTTAAACTTACCATTAAAAATATACACAAGTCCTATAACGGCAAAACGATTCTGGATGATATCAGCTTTGAGGTCTACTCTGGTGAGTTTCTATCCATCCTGGGGCCATCTGGCTGCGGTAAAACAACGCTACTCCGGATTTTGATCGGCATTACTGATCAGGATGGGGGCAGGATTACAAAGGATGGCGTGGATATCTCACACTTAAGTGCTGACAAACGGGGCATGGGCATTGTCTTTCAGAATTATGCCCTCTTCCCAAATATGACGGTTCTGGAAAATGTGGCCTATCCCCTTAAAATCAACAAATTCCCGAAAAAAGAAGCTCTTGAACGCGCCCGCGCTGCTATTGACAGCATTGGTCTGTCCGACCATCTGGACAAAAGGCCCAGCAAGCTTTCCGGCGGCCAGCAGCAGCGTGTAGCCATCGCACGCACCCTTGCGCTGAACCCGGATATTATTTTGTTTGACGAGCCAATGTCCGCTCTCGACGCCTCTACCCGGCTGACGCTGCGCTTTGAGCTGGAGCGTATCCAGCGGGAGTTTGGCGTGACGATGATCTACATCACCCATGACCAGGAGGAGGCTTTCTCCATGTCGAACCGCATTATGGTCATGAGCAATGGCGCCATCGAGCAGCTGGATACGCCTTTCAACATTTATCATCACCCCGCCAATGCCTATATTGAAGAATTTGTTGTCTTTCACCTGATGGAAAAGCTGGCAGCGTTCCGCCGTTTCACAGGAAAATAA
- a CDS encoding ABC transporter ATP-binding protein translates to MKKKGTFQSIFSFAAECRTKMLLSVICAVVSVLGGLVPYLGVYQIILLFFKGTPEVQSILAWAAVCVTGYIVKLVFYGISTTFSHMSAYQILESIRLALTDKLMRAPLGTVLSKTAGDLKSIFVDRVETIELPLGHLIPEGISNLLLPVCVFIYMISIDWRIALASLACIPPGALVYAIMMRNYNSQYARFMESSRHVNSVIVEYVEGIQVIKAFNQSSSSYEKFTRAVGDFKDFTLDWFRSTWGVMNLGNAILPSTLLGILPVGMLLYIYGALTPAELTLCMILSMSIVGPVSWFTTAVNDFKSIQYAINDVNQLMELPELPEEKENVCLEHYTVVLEDVSFAYNDRDGDVLRNISLHLPQGSFTALVGPSGGGKSTVARLIARFWDVRDGSISIGGVDIRKIPLSQLADTVSFVTQDNFLFNCSLLENIRLGKPSATDEEVFEAARAAQCEHFISRLEKGWDTTAGEAGGKLSGGERQRIAIARAILKNAPVVILDEATAFTDPENEAQLQRSIAALTEGKTLLVIAHRLSTIQNADRIVVLEKGQITAEGTQQELLECCTLYRDMWQAHVGARCWAAGKEMKGELTDA, encoded by the coding sequence ATGAAGAAAAAAGGAACCTTTCAGAGCATCTTCTCGTTTGCAGCTGAGTGCAGGACAAAGATGCTTTTGTCTGTGATATGCGCTGTGGTCAGTGTGCTGGGTGGGCTGGTGCCTTATCTCGGCGTCTATCAGATAATCCTGCTGTTTTTTAAGGGGACGCCCGAAGTACAGAGCATTCTGGCCTGGGCGGCGGTGTGTGTGACAGGGTACATCGTAAAGCTGGTGTTTTACGGCATTTCAACAACCTTTTCCCATATGTCGGCATATCAGATTTTAGAGAGTATCCGTCTGGCGCTGACCGATAAGCTGATGCGTGCGCCCCTCGGAACAGTTTTGTCCAAAACGGCTGGCGATCTTAAAAGTATTTTTGTCGACAGGGTAGAAACCATTGAGCTTCCGCTGGGCCACCTGATTCCAGAGGGAATTTCAAATCTGCTGCTGCCGGTCTGTGTATTTATTTATATGATCAGCATTGACTGGCGCATTGCCTTGGCATCGCTGGCCTGTATTCCGCCCGGAGCACTGGTTTATGCCATTATGATGCGCAACTATAACAGCCAGTACGCCAGATTCATGGAATCCAGCCGCCATGTCAACAGTGTGATCGTGGAGTATGTCGAGGGGATACAGGTCATCAAGGCCTTTAACCAGTCCTCGAGCTCATATGAGAAATTTACCAGGGCAGTGGGAGATTTCAAGGACTTTACCCTTGACTGGTTCCGCTCGACCTGGGGGGTGATGAATCTGGGAAACGCCATTCTGCCCAGTACCCTGCTTGGTATCCTGCCGGTGGGAATGCTTCTGTATATTTACGGTGCGCTCACACCTGCGGAGCTGACCCTGTGCATGATTCTCTCCATGAGTATTGTGGGTCCGGTGAGCTGGTTCACCACAGCGGTTAATGATTTTAAATCCATCCAGTATGCCATTAACGATGTCAATCAGCTGATGGAGCTTCCAGAGCTCCCGGAGGAAAAGGAGAACGTCTGTCTGGAGCACTACACGGTCGTGCTGGAGGACGTGAGCTTTGCCTACAATGACAGGGACGGCGATGTGCTCAGAAATATCAGTCTGCATCTGCCGCAGGGCAGCTTTACTGCGCTGGTCGGTCCTTCAGGCGGCGGGAAATCGACAGTTGCCCGGCTGATTGCCCGGTTCTGGGATGTGAGGGATGGAAGTATTTCCATCGGAGGTGTTGATATAAGAAAAATCCCACTGTCTCAGCTTGCGGATACAGTGAGCTTTGTCACCCAGGATAATTTTCTGTTTAACTGTTCATTGCTTGAAAATATCCGGCTTGGTAAACCGTCAGCTACCGACGAGGAAGTTTTTGAGGCGGCTAGGGCGGCCCAGTGCGAGCACTTTATCAGCCGTCTGGAAAAGGGCTGGGATACAACCGCGGGAGAAGCCGGCGGAAAGCTTTCCGGTGGCGAACGCCAGCGCATCGCCATTGCCCGGGCGATTCTGAAGAATGCCCCGGTGGTTATCCTTGACGAGGCCACAGCCTTTACAGATCCAGAAAACGAGGCACAGCTGCAGCGTTCCATCGCAGCGCTGACGGAGGGAAAAACCTTGCTGGTCATTGCGCACCGGCTGTCAACCATCCAGAATGCTGACAGAATTGTCGTTTTGGAAAAGGGGCAGATTACAGCTGAGGGCACACAGCAGGAGCTCCTGGAATGCTGTACACTGTACCGGGATATGTGGCAGGCCCATGTCGGTGCCAGATGTTGGGCAGCGGGAAAAGAGATGAAAGGAGAATTGACCGATGCTTAA
- a CDS encoding extracellular solute-binding protein encodes MKQKLSAIIIFLSITVLLFNLCSCAKRDSQRVVIYSCLESFRNQDMIEQLQKDLPHISVNVQSLSTGKIASKLKAEGTKSEGDIIIGLDTAYSESLKDYLEPLNGYDDSLYLDEFKIPGREYAIWERYGGCIAINEALLAEKGLLEPTCYEDLLKPEYKNLIVMPDPKSTGTGYLFLENMVNFMGEDEAFDYLDKLVENIIFFTASGSGPVNLLIQGEAAIGLGLTFTVVQEINNGMPFKIIYFDEGSPYNTSSFAMLKDRDNTEDVAAVFSYLYNHFIYRDKALFSPEPVFKNQTITIPNYPQNIVYGDMKDINDIKHKENLLKRWRY; translated from the coding sequence ATGAAACAAAAATTATCGGCCATTATTATTTTTCTCAGCATTACTGTTCTTCTGTTTAATCTCTGCAGCTGTGCCAAGCGGGACAGCCAGCGTGTCGTCATCTATTCCTGTCTTGAGTCCTTCAGAAACCAGGACATGATCGAACAGCTGCAAAAGGACCTCCCTCATATTTCCGTCAATGTCCAGAGCCTCTCCACTGGCAAGATTGCCTCCAAGCTCAAGGCTGAAGGCACAAAATCGGAGGGCGATATCATCATTGGGCTGGACACAGCCTATTCTGAAAGCCTTAAGGATTATCTGGAGCCACTTAATGGCTATGATGACAGTCTGTATCTGGATGAATTTAAAATACCAGGCCGGGAATACGCCATCTGGGAGCGTTACGGCGGCTGTATTGCCATCAATGAGGCGCTTCTGGCTGAGAAAGGCCTGCTTGAGCCCACCTGCTACGAGGATCTGCTCAAGCCCGAGTATAAAAACCTGATCGTTATGCCTGACCCCAAATCCACAGGAACCGGCTACCTTTTTCTTGAAAACATGGTAAACTTTATGGGCGAGGACGAGGCCTTCGACTATCTCGATAAGCTGGTCGAAAACATTATTTTCTTCACAGCCTCCGGCTCCGGGCCAGTCAACCTCCTGATCCAAGGGGAAGCGGCCATCGGGTTGGGCCTTACCTTTACCGTTGTCCAGGAAATCAACAACGGTATGCCCTTTAAAATCATCTATTTTGATGAGGGCTCCCCTTACAACACCTCATCCTTTGCCATGCTGAAGGACAGGGATAACACCGAGGATGTAGCGGCAGTATTCAGCTATCTGTACAACCACTTTATTTACAGAGATAAGGCGCTTTTTTCTCCTGAGCCTGTCTTTAAAAACCAAACCATTACCATCCCTAACTACCCGCAAAACATTGTCTATGGCGACATGAAGGACATCAATGACATAAAACACAAAGAAAATCTGCTAAAACGCTGGAGGTACTGA